The proteins below come from a single Candidatus Methylacidiphilales bacterium genomic window:
- the efp gene encoding elongation factor P gives MPNAHSISKGQAIKFNGDIYMVLETQHRTPGNLRAFVQMTLRNLRTGKSMVQRFGSNDTLEVVPLTRAKYEFSYKDGSGYNFINPETYESITLSEDFVAKVKDYLTENQAVDIIFTDEKPVDIELPPTVVLTVTQSPEGVRGDSANNVMKTATLETGLQVQVPLFIKEGEKVKISTADGKYLSRA, from the coding sequence ATGCCAAACGCCCACTCTATCAGCAAAGGACAGGCCATTAAGTTTAATGGAGACATCTACATGGTTTTGGAAACGCAACATCGCACCCCAGGTAACTTGCGTGCATTCGTGCAAATGACCCTTCGCAACCTTCGCACAGGTAAATCCATGGTTCAACGATTTGGTTCAAACGATACACTTGAAGTAGTGCCCCTCACACGGGCCAAGTATGAATTCAGCTATAAAGACGGTTCCGGCTACAACTTCATCAACCCTGAAACCTACGAAAGCATCACGCTTTCTGAGGATTTTGTCGCAAAAGTAAAAGATTACCTCACCGAAAACCAAGCCGTAGATATCATCTTCACTGATGAGAAACCAGTGGACATCGAGTTGCCCCCGACAGTCGTTTTGACAGTCACACAATCGCCAGAAGGAGTCCGAGGCGATTCAGCCAATAACGTAATGAAAACAGCCACTCTTGAGACCGGCTTGCAAGTGCAAGTCCCCCTGTTCATCAAAGAGGGTGAAAAAGTAAAAATTAGCACTGCTGACGGTAAATACTTAAGCCGCGCATAA
- a CDS encoding AsmA-like C-terminal region-containing protein, producing MKEMLSRLIRWMSGLSGCGVLAIYGYMVVWGLPRGIQDILLSELKERGLIVEMKQLKLDLGGGIGAWGLRLYKDPEKTQLWLEVDRAHLDVAWLAWLRGKSLFERASVANARIFIPVGNKLLRLTEVNATVEFFADRMEVLYAGARFLNAAVEFQGSIRLNGLPSGLEALSVRGGESRESISAQEAPWERVVRWLEEVKQSPFCHVETQFEVSTRNPEEAKVSFSLNGERFNWREAEVRRIHATGSYRNRLLSLDVFELEMDRGGIMISAKVDGGKREFYAALSSNMDFSTLGSSIRGRWGESVRRLKFNELPVVNARIFGSWANEKLQYNIQTDIDWRDFQYNEVQCRRLFLPLGFDGNRWLVPEAFIETERGILRVDFFSSREPSLVRGRAHSTVDPRILIGFGGRALDLFLQSLRFMSEGPEIQARLDGEKLADGAYKIEGKASSVDLSYKGVNLKQISGDYVYQAGVLRVDRLIVERPEGRITGAFVYDFKRRKVSLENMHSNVIIPEVAPAIGEKFVSYVVPYRFDSPPALKIDGVVDLDDRKKKLETDLTIEVIADGNMEYDLLKKTFRFEKPQGQIKIKDRTLTVDLRKSGMYGGKLVGVFSSELVSEAHPPFNLSLTLNEADVKSAFVHLFDYKESTGKLEVKLEMRGGIGNLRSFLGQGKVNIREGYILSIPFLGGLSSILGTFIPSFGFARADRAEADFKINDGAIRTENLTISSTLFSLIGNGQYDFIRDNLDLNMRANMKGLAGVFLFPVSKIFEYNGSGSLKNPVWKPKLTD from the coding sequence ATGAAAGAAATGTTGTCTCGCTTGATCAGGTGGATGAGCGGGTTGAGTGGATGTGGTGTCTTGGCGATTTATGGATACATGGTCGTTTGGGGACTTCCTCGCGGGATACAAGACATTCTTCTGAGTGAACTCAAAGAGCGGGGGCTGATTGTAGAAATGAAACAACTTAAGCTTGATCTGGGGGGAGGCATCGGAGCGTGGGGATTGCGTTTATATAAGGACCCAGAAAAAACTCAACTTTGGCTTGAAGTCGATCGTGCGCACCTCGATGTGGCTTGGCTTGCATGGTTGCGGGGTAAATCTTTATTTGAGCGTGCCTCAGTGGCTAACGCGCGAATTTTCATTCCAGTGGGGAATAAACTTTTAAGACTTACAGAGGTCAACGCTACTGTTGAATTTTTTGCGGACAGGATGGAAGTGCTATATGCTGGTGCGCGTTTTTTGAATGCTGCGGTTGAGTTTCAAGGCAGCATTCGTCTTAATGGTTTGCCGTCGGGATTGGAGGCTCTGTCAGTCAGAGGGGGGGAGAGTAGAGAAAGTATCAGCGCTCAAGAAGCTCCTTGGGAGCGTGTGGTGAGATGGCTTGAGGAAGTGAAACAATCGCCGTTTTGCCATGTCGAAACACAGTTTGAAGTCTCCACGCGTAACCCTGAGGAAGCAAAAGTTTCATTTTCATTGAATGGGGAGAGATTTAACTGGCGAGAGGCTGAGGTGCGTCGAATTCATGCGACGGGAAGCTACCGCAACCGCCTGCTGTCTCTAGATGTCTTCGAGCTCGAGATGGATCGCGGTGGTATCATGATTTCTGCAAAAGTGGATGGTGGGAAGCGCGAATTTTATGCGGCGCTGAGTTCAAATATGGATTTTTCGACACTTGGTAGTTCGATTCGAGGCCGTTGGGGAGAAAGTGTGAGACGGCTAAAATTTAATGAGTTACCAGTTGTTAACGCTAGGATCTTTGGGAGCTGGGCAAATGAGAAATTGCAATACAACATTCAAACCGACATAGATTGGCGTGATTTTCAATATAACGAGGTGCAGTGTCGGCGCCTTTTTTTACCGCTAGGCTTCGATGGGAATCGTTGGCTTGTTCCCGAAGCTTTTATTGAAACGGAAAGGGGAATCTTGCGTGTAGATTTCTTTAGTAGTCGTGAGCCATCTTTAGTCCGTGGTCGTGCTCATTCAACAGTCGATCCGCGGATCTTGATTGGATTCGGAGGTAGAGCACTCGACCTTTTTTTACAGTCCTTGCGTTTTATGTCGGAAGGCCCTGAGATTCAGGCGCGATTGGATGGAGAAAAACTTGCCGACGGGGCTTATAAAATCGAAGGTAAAGCATCATCAGTGGATTTGTCATACAAAGGCGTCAATTTGAAACAGATTTCAGGCGATTATGTTTATCAAGCTGGAGTGCTAAGGGTTGATCGTTTGATTGTTGAACGTCCTGAGGGACGAATTACTGGCGCATTTGTCTATGATTTCAAACGCCGTAAGGTGTCGCTGGAAAATATGCACTCGAATGTGATCATTCCGGAGGTCGCGCCAGCTATAGGTGAGAAGTTCGTCTCATATGTTGTACCTTATCGTTTTGATTCACCTCCTGCATTGAAGATAGATGGTGTGGTGGACCTAGATGATCGAAAGAAAAAGCTTGAGACTGATCTCACAATCGAAGTAATTGCGGATGGAAACATGGAATATGATTTGTTGAAAAAGACGTTTCGTTTTGAGAAACCGCAAGGCCAAATCAAAATTAAAGATAGGACTCTGACTGTAGATTTGCGTAAAAGTGGAATGTATGGGGGAAAACTGGTAGGTGTGTTTTCATCGGAATTGGTTTCTGAAGCACATCCACCTTTTAACTTAAGCCTGACATTGAACGAGGCGGATGTCAAAAGCGCTTTTGTGCACTTGTTTGATTACAAAGAATCGACTGGGAAGCTTGAAGTGAAGCTTGAGATGCGTGGTGGGATAGGAAATCTACGGAGTTTCTTAGGTCAGGGGAAGGTCAACATCCGTGAGGGATACATCTTGTCAATCCCTTTTTTGGGAGGACTCTCTTCCATACTCGGCACATTTATTCCTAGCTTCGGCTTTGCGCGCGCTGATCGAGCTGAAGCTGATTTCAAAATCAACGATGGCGCGATACGAACGGAAAATCTCACGATCAGTAGCACTCTCTTTTCTCTGATAGGGAATGGTCAATATGATTTCATTCGTGACAATCTAGATCTTAACATGCGAGCAAATATGAAAGGCTTGGCAGGGGTTTTTCTTTTTCCGGTAAGCAAGATCTTTGAATATAACGGGTCCGGATCGCTGAAAAATCCAGTTTGGAAACCGAAGTTAACGGATTAA
- a CDS encoding deoxyribonuclease IV, producing the protein MSPIHKPKYPRLFGAHTSIAGGFGEAMSRIKRMGFRAAQIFVKNNHQWFNKSIPESDLRAFEQARLELKDLSLFGHTGYLINCASPQEELWQRSIASLVEEIQRAAVLQIPFLVLHPGSHGGKGIEWGIKRCAEALNEALSETCRTSVKIALETTAGQGHCLGASFEELASIYSIIKHKERILFCIDTAHIFAAGYDISNAKGYDRVMQELESILPRERIAAWHLNDSSAPLGSRKDRHQHLGKGYIGKEGFKALVHDERWLDLPMVLETPKGSEMDEDRENLKWLCSLI; encoded by the coding sequence ATGAGCCCAATACACAAGCCAAAATATCCTCGTCTATTTGGCGCCCATACTTCTATTGCCGGAGGATTTGGAGAAGCAATGAGCAGAATCAAACGGATGGGCTTTCGTGCTGCTCAGATATTTGTTAAGAATAATCACCAGTGGTTTAATAAAAGTATCCCTGAGTCTGATTTGAGGGCGTTTGAGCAAGCCCGGTTAGAATTAAAAGATTTGAGTCTCTTCGGCCATACTGGTTATCTTATTAATTGCGCGAGCCCTCAGGAAGAGCTTTGGCAGCGCTCTATAGCTTCTCTTGTAGAAGAGATTCAACGAGCAGCAGTTTTGCAGATCCCATTTTTAGTGTTACATCCAGGCTCGCATGGAGGAAAGGGGATAGAATGGGGAATCAAGCGCTGTGCTGAGGCTTTAAATGAAGCATTATCAGAGACATGCCGAACAAGTGTAAAAATTGCTTTGGAGACTACGGCTGGGCAGGGCCATTGTCTTGGGGCTAGCTTTGAGGAGCTGGCGAGTATCTATTCCATCATCAAGCATAAGGAGCGGATTTTGTTTTGTATTGATACAGCCCACATTTTTGCGGCAGGGTATGATATTAGTAATGCGAAGGGTTATGATCGAGTAATGCAGGAACTTGAGTCTATCTTGCCCCGTGAACGAATTGCCGCATGGCATCTAAACGATTCTTCCGCTCCGTTGGGATCTAGAAAAGATCGGCATCAGCATTTGGGAAAAGGTTATATCGGAAAAGAGGGGTTTAAAGCTTTGGTCCACGACGAGCGATGGTTGGATTTACCGATGGTTTTGGAGACACCAAAGGGATCAGAGATGGATGAGGACCGAGAAAACTTAAAGTGGCTTTGTAGCTTGATTTGA
- the waaF gene encoding lipopolysaccharide heptosyltransferase II, with amino-acid sequence MSEVELIGPVVIRSPNWLGDSIMSMPAIRNVRKKFPQIKLTVATPDKLVDLWKLCPFIDEVISIPTPAKIFQVAQIYKAHRFATAILLPQSLRVALEARLAGIPQIIGYQGHFRSLLLHVAIPEPSLNWHRRHHQFYYHDLVKHLGVEENLEFPELDIPEANEVLNQIVICPGAEYGPAKRWPAEKYGILAQMLKELIDTNIVILGTPQDRPLGEIIRKYVPDAQNRCGETSLYEFMHEVARSRLVVCNDSGAMHVASLLGVPTVAIFGSTDPEHTKPLGSRVRIVHKHVPCSPCFLKECPIDFACMNQIEPDDIIQALQE; translated from the coding sequence CGATTCAATCATGTCCATGCCAGCTATTCGCAATGTCCGAAAAAAGTTTCCTCAAATTAAATTAACCGTCGCCACCCCCGACAAGCTCGTAGACCTATGGAAACTTTGCCCCTTCATCGATGAAGTCATCTCTATACCGACGCCAGCAAAAATTTTTCAGGTAGCCCAAATTTACAAGGCCCATCGCTTTGCAACCGCGATACTTCTCCCTCAATCCCTTCGTGTAGCACTAGAAGCACGCTTAGCAGGCATTCCACAAATCATCGGTTATCAAGGGCATTTCCGATCCCTACTTCTCCATGTAGCAATCCCCGAACCATCCCTCAACTGGCATCGTAGGCATCATCAATTTTACTATCATGATTTAGTCAAGCACCTAGGTGTAGAGGAAAACTTAGAATTTCCAGAATTAGATATTCCGGAAGCTAACGAAGTCTTAAATCAAATTGTGATTTGCCCCGGGGCGGAGTATGGTCCAGCCAAGCGCTGGCCTGCTGAAAAATATGGTATCTTAGCTCAAATGCTCAAAGAGCTAATAGACACAAACATAGTGATCCTTGGCACTCCTCAAGATCGTCCACTTGGAGAAATTATTCGCAAATATGTGCCCGATGCTCAAAATCGTTGCGGTGAGACTTCGTTGTATGAATTTATGCACGAAGTCGCACGTTCTCGTCTTGTAGTGTGTAACGACAGCGGGGCCATGCACGTTGCCTCTTTGCTCGGTGTTCCTACGGTGGCAATCTTTGGCTCTACAGATCCTGAACACACCAAACCTCTAGGCAGCCGTGTGCGGATCGTTCATAAACACGTCCCTTGCAGCCCTTGTTTTTTGAAGGAATGCCCTATCGATTTTGCATGTATGAATCAAATTGAACCGGACGATATTATCCAGGCCCTGCAAGAGTAG